The sequence TTGTATAATGCCTGGCCTGTCATTATCACAGAGCTCCTTCACGCCCTGCTGTGCCTCTCCACCtacagcaccacacacacacacacacacacacacacacacacacaaacacacacacacacagacacaaacaccacacagacaTCAACCCTGCACCTTGTGTTGACAGTCATATACTCTACTCTAGCACTCTCACCCACGTTGAGTGTGTGCTCACAAACAGCCCGCCAGATAAGTgagagggaaagacagagagcGTGggcggggtggggtggggggggggtgggggtgggtgggggggggactgaaAGTGAAAGAGACATGAAGGGAGGACTTAGTCGAGTGTACATTCATGCAGAGACTGGGCGTTTGTGTGATTTTAACAATCgttgtgtctggtgtgtgtgtgccatgtgTGATTTCAGGGCCTTTGTGTAAAAGGCTTTTTCTGTCTTGAGGCCACACACCATAACCGCACATAAACTTGTTCttgtgatcattttttttctatgtCCCTGTTCCTCTTCCGAGTCTCGGAGAGCGGGGAAACACTCACCAGTTCATTAAGTCTCGCTGTCACTTCCAGTCAAACACAAGCTCGCATGTTTTTGCATGTCAAAGTCGAGCTCCACTCCTCCCTCATGTGTGGATACATCTCTAAAAGCTCCCTTATAATTAGAAATGTACATTAAGCCGAGCAGCTCACATCATTTTCTTTCAAGTATCCTGAGAACTGACAAGTCGAGCAAACTATGCACATCTGCTATGTGTCAACACATGGAGGCTTACAGAGCTTCACATCACAACTCACCTGCCTCGGGAAAGCACTTAACAACGAATCGTACAGCAGAAATTACTGTTAAAATATTTGCAGGATTTAAATCGGTTCttcatttacaaacatttgAGTCGGTCAAGGCCGCCTGCGTGGCCACTGTTCCCAGATCAGCGCTCTCACATTGGGAAACTTGACAAGGGAAGCTCAGCTGAGGAACCAAGACGGTGATAAAATAATCCGAGACAGATGCAGGTGTTTGAATACAGCTGACACCACGCCCAGACGACTTTGAGGTGGCAGACGCACCTGATGGCTGCGGTGCAGGAAGGAGCAGGAAGTGATATTTCATAGGATGCCTTGGCTTTCAGATCCTAATGTGTGAGGACGTGGCGGATGTGGAAACATGGGATCCGTCAGTTATCTGCGTCTTTCTCCGCTTTGTGTTCGCGCAGTTCGTTTTCGCTGGCCTCGACTCGAGAACATTTGTGTATGATCAAGCAgtatgttctcctcctcctcctccacacttcATCTACAATGGGGGTCGACGACCTTTCAACCTCGCCACCCACCTCTTACACCTACAGTTTTTTCCGGCCGGGCTTGTCTTTCTGCGTGCTGCACGAGGCACAAATGCATCTGCTCTCTTGAACAGCAGATCCGACGTGGACATAAACACAATATATCACACAGTATCTGTGACAGCGTACAGAAGGTGTAACATCTGAGACATCCGAAGGCCTGTAGTGTCAACAGTGTCCTGACAGCTCGTCCTGAAGAAGGACGTCTTCTACCTTTGTAGCAATGCTGTTAAATCAATTATCAAAAAAAATTTACTTTaagaattataataattttacttttttaagataagatacgatatgataagataagataagataagataagattagataaattaagataaaataaattaatcctACAGTGGGGAAATCAAGAGGACAGTCAGAAAGCGACATCAGTAAAGTAATAATGAGTAGCGTGCAattcttttaaatgtaagaagatatataaatggaatattatTTGCAAATAGCTGAGTGATACATGTTCTCTCTCACATGGAGCTGGGACTGTACCTGTATTCATTTAGAAGAAAAAAGCATTAAACCCACTCAATATCATTGCAGCATTTTCTATAAgacgggtgtgtttgtgtgtgtgtgtgtgtgtgtgtgtgtgtgtgtgtgtttgtgttcgtgtgtgtgtgtgctcttgtacagctatctttctgaggaccagtttgagtctacaagttacggagtgaggacattttgtccggtcctcactttgtgatacccctttaatggactgtttggactgttaagacttggttttagggtaagaattaggtttaggttaggttaaggctttgggttagggttagggttgaggttttttaattagtttatgTGGTTAGGATTAggttaaggggctagggaatgcattatgccaatgagtgtcctcaccaAAATAGcggtgtgtgcctgtgtgtgcgtgtgtgtgtgtgtgtgtgtgtgtgtgtgtgtgtgtgtgtgtgtgtgtgtgtgtgtgtgtgtgtgtttgtgtgtgtgtgtgagtgtgtgtgtgtatgtaaagcAATGGCAATAATGCCGGTGTATAGCAATGTTGCCTTGAATGTTGCCACTGATAAAGGTACTCGTGACAGGATCTGTGAAACCAGTCTAGACAGTCTCTCCGTAAAATGAATGGCACTCGAGCTACCATGGCCAGACCAGGCTGTGAGCTGCCTCTCCATGGAGATACCATCACTGTGTTTGCTTACAGCTCGCTGACATTTTACTGCAAAACCAGACATCCGAGGGAAAGCCTGTTTGATTGGCAGACGCCAGGGGACAGTGCCGAAGCCCACAAATCTTTGGAAGGAAAAGTAATCCCTCTCCTTtttaccacacagacacacacgctcttGTCCTCACTCTTTTCAAGCTGTTTCCACTTTGTctaacactctctctcactctttccccATCTTCTTAACTATtccattcaattttattttatctgtacagcgccaaatcataatctttattatctcaaggcactttacatagaaggatAGGACCTTTACatttacagagaaaaaaaacctcccattaactggaagaaacttcttgaaagagagagagactacgGGAGGGCAAAGTTATTAGCATgtggtcaaataaataaatgttggggcagagaaacagaaaaagggGAGTGCATGATGATGGGAGTTCCCCCAGCAGTCGAGGCCTGTAGCAGCATGACTAAGGGGATAGTTCAGGACTCACGTGATCCAGCCCGAACAACGGGCTTTATCAAAGAGGATTGTTTTAAATCTAAACgcaactgtagagatggtgtctgccttcCGAACCCAAAGTGGGAACTGGTTCCATGGGAGAGGAGCCAGGTAGCTGAAGGCCCTACGTCCCATTCTACTcttactaccccccccccccccccacacacacacacacaccttaaccCATAAGCTAATGATCTCATAGCCTGAGAGCTCTTCTCACAGGGCTCTGAGTTGGACTTATCGGGTCACAGACTAATGAGAGGGGCTCATAGTAAAAATGGCATGACAACAAATGGCTGCCCAAAGGCATGACTGTGCGTACCCAGTATGTGACATCATCAAGAAAACTGCTGTCACATAAGCACAGCGGCACGTTTGACgcttgttttttattcattgtcTTCGTGACGCGTGCAAATCGAGCTGAAACCAAACTCTGCCCTTTGCGGTTGAAAATGTATCCGGTGCGGACTCCTCATATTAACGGACTGCGATAATGTAAAATGTGCAAAAATGAAAGTCTCATCAGCAAAACACTGAAATGTCAACGAATGACAGCAAAAATGACACGAGAGAAATATCCGCCGCGAGCAGAATACCTGTCACCTCTGCGGTTTGTTGGCTGCTGACCTGTGGCTGCACACGCCAGAGAGCGAGGGACACAGGACGACTGCCACCGCCTGCCGTGGTCAACGAGCCGGAGGAATTTTGGCTTCTGCTGACTGGCTGACCTGCATGTAATTAGTCAAGTCATATTTTTAACTGATATTGCGTAAAAGCCAGCTTAAGGAGCCATAGCTGCCCTATTTATACCCTAGGGGCTAATGGCCTGTACCACCACACAGGGGGATTTCCTCCCAGACCTATACTAAGCCTTCCTTAGGCCTTACCAGTTAGGATTCACAGGGATTAACCCAGCAATACATTACAGGCGTCACCCTTGAGTCTGCATCATACACACTGCACTGTCTTCCCCTCAGCTTcttatctctgtgtgtctgtgtatagaTCTGCTTTTCAGAAGCTTGTATGCACTGTTTATTTTGCTGCACTTTCAGAGCACCCAGTTAATATCAAGTTTTAATACAAAAACCGCagatattttcattgattttgtgCCACAGGAAGACGTGCATGTCGGATCAAGCGCTTGCACAAGGAATACGCCTGAGTAAATGCttattttgcatgtgtgtgtttgtgtctgtgcacaaGCAGTAtggcctgtgcgtgtgtgtttgtgtgtgtatgcgtgggTGTTAATAGTAACTCCTGAGCCATAAGCCCATCCTCATTGTGGTTGAGCCTGCTGCGGGCAGGGCTGCTGGCTCATCCTGTCGAAGAATGGGTCAGGGCCCTTGGAGACTGACCTGGCCTTTTGCCCATTAAGCTATCGCCCGTATCACCCTGTCCTTTTATCAGCTTAGCCCAGCTCCTTGTGGAGTAAGCCACCACACGAGGCTCGTAGTACTTCCCtcctccatccattcatccatcccttCCCACTTCTCCAACTCTCCCTCCAAGACTTAAGAAGTTGTTTGctcactatctatctatctatctatcgatctatctatctatctatctatctatctatctatctatctatatatcatctatctatctatcaatctatctatctatctatctatctatctatctatctatctatctatctatctatctatctatctatctatctatctatctatctatctatctatctatatatcatctatctatctatctatctatctatctatctatatataaatatcgtctatctatctatctatctatctatcatctatctatctatctatctatctatctatctatctatctatctatctatctatctatcatctatctatctatctatctatacatccatctatctatatatctactATCTATACAACCATCTATCAAtatatctctctatctttctatacaatctatacatctatatatccatctatacatccatctatccatccatctctctatctctctttacATGTATCTATCTctttatccatctatctctctatctatacatccatctatctatatctcTTTATACATTTATCTTTATATCTCTTTATATGTCTatacatccatctatctatctatgtatacATCTATCTATCCGTGTGCCGTGTCCTCtacccctcctcacctcctcctgttctcctctACTCTCTCCTCTGTTCAGATCTGTTACATTCAGCAACAAATTTCTGCTGCATCAGATGTCCATCATAGATCCACACTCAGCCTGAAACGTGATCAGACACCCGATACGAGGCTACGCATGAagaatggtaaaaaaaattaaaaaaaggaagaaaagaatgaaagaaaaagaaagagtgaaatagcattttaataaatttaaaaaacagtcCAGACACTCAGACAGTAAATCATTTTCTGTAGAATCTGTTCATCAACTCACCTTGTACatcaatgtttctttttttgggggggggttgtagTCTGACATATATACGACCTTTCTTGTCAAGGCCGGatcctctgagtgtgtgtgtgtgtgtgtgtgtgtgtgtgtgtgtgtgtgtgtgtgtgtgtgtgtgtgtgtgtgtgtgtgtgtgtgtgtgtgtgtgtgtgtgtgtgagattaaaAAGTACAAAGTCAGGTAAAGAGACAGACAGCCAAAGCTTAATGAAATGCAGAGAGAGTGTACTCCAAAGGCCTCAGTGGTGCCAGGAATGACTGACAGCACAGTACGACTCCAAGGTGTTATTGCATGTGttgatttctgtctgtgtgtgagtgcgtgtgtgtgcgtgtgcatttgcatgtgcgtgtgtgtgtgtgtgcgtgtgtgtgtgtgtgggtgtgtaaacGATAAGCTAAATATCAAAAGCTGTGCATGTATAAGTAAAGCACAACAGTCATTTCTCTATCTCCACATTGTGGTAAATACTCTTTGATGAACTCGGTATTTGAATCGATTTGCTTCGTTTTCACTATGACTGGACCGTTACATCAAAACTTATATCGACTAGTGTTATGACAAATGTAGGAAAactgtattgttttttattgtggaCTATATAGTTTTAAATTGAGATTGTGATGTCAGAGGGATTTCTTTTCTGGGGGGAAATTAATTATTTGCTTTGCTGCACTGCtttgtatttttacttaaattatttacttaaatatttgaatcataAGAGCATGATTACTCAGTGACTTGTTGAACTCAAGATTTAATATCAGTTAATAGTTAAATCAATGTGCGAGTTTATCTCGCATAACTATTGgactattttatttaaatggttGTCTGATACCTGATGACCTCACCATATGCTTTGACTtcagaaatattttatttttgtaggagCAACTTCATTTTTAAAAGCAGCAAATTTGACAGTTTAATTGGTTattaagacatttaaaaaaaagtaataacagtaaaataaacaatttcatGTGGTACCACATAcaattattaaaatgtgtttataatTTACTTATAGCCTTATTAATTAgaggttgttttatttattcaggttattgatttgatttagatgTGACATTAACAAGTGGACCCCACTATTATAAATAGAaccattattttgtttaatattatCTCAACTCCCGACAGAAAAAGATCTCTGTGTCATACAATTTGATGTCTATAATGAATCCATGCAAGTACAACAAATAACAGAGCAGACAGCACTTGTGCCCACACAACCTCAGCGCGCACAAGCTTCACACAGCATTCACTTTGACAACTGAGAAAGAGTCAGACGAGACTTTCTTGTCTATTGTCACCTCGGCGCGAGGATATTTCAGCGTGGCCTTCAGGCTGATGTGTCTGCACACCTCCAAGTCTGATTAGCTTTCCAATCCATTGAGGCTGAGAAGTTAGACAAGGTTAACCTCTAATTTACTGTCGCTGGATATGATTCTCTGTTTGGTTCTGTGCTCCGACGGCTTCGATGAGTTGCTTGTAGAaatgtgaaggaaaataaatattgcTTTTTTACAATTTAAGATTTAGACTGCTTCATTAAATCCTATTTCTCCCTGTGCTCCAATTTATGTTCTGGCTCCTGTATTGCATTTCTGTGCCGATAATTAACATAAGCTTGTTTGAATTGAGGTTTGGCAGTGTTTCTTGATGTGGAGCAGACAGGGTTATTTGCATAGCATTGCCTTTCTAACCTTGGgcctgtttattattttgtaaaagGTTTCTATACTGACAGTTTTCTGACTTCTTGTGGAAATGAACTACACTGCTCTTACCAATTTAGCCCTAATAAGGCACGCCAGCCATACCGACACACTTTGCTTTACTCCGACTGAATCACTGAAGCAAATCAATCAGGGTGTGCGCGCATATGAAgtaacagagtgtgtgtgcgtgtgtgtgtgtgtgtttgtgtttgtgagtgtgcctgtgtatgtgtgtttgtgtgcatatgaAGTCAAATCAGGAAGGTTAATCACAAATTGGCTTGATGAGAACAAAGGACACAAAGTCTGACAAAATCTACCGATAAACAAAAAGTACCAAatgcagtgtgtgtatttgtgtgtgtttgtgtgttttttgtctgtgtgtgtgtgtgtggtttagtTTTGAGTCAGAGCCCAagtctgagagtgtgtgtgggatgaGCCTCCCACCATGTCCCTCCCTATCTCTCATCAACTGTGTCTCGGCCGCCCCtccatcccttcctctctttgATGAGCCAACATGTCGTCTGAAACGTGTTCATGGGAAACACGGACCAATGATTTGATTACTGACTCATTTGATTGATTCaccacttttccttttttttttttaaaagactcaTTTAACTGGTGCAACTCGGGTGAAAAGCGTAACATCAGACAGCACAAAGGCAGCATATAGTCACGTATataatgtgtttgtgctgcatccttgactgtctgtctgtgtgtgtttctgtatgcATAAcgtatataaatgtgtgtgtgtgtgtgtgtgtgtgtgtgtctgcatattTGTATCCCTCACAGTGATTAAAGCAAGTGGGCGGCAGCAGCAACTGGTCTGCCTATGTGGCTCTGCTTAGCAGACATGTTTCTCACTGCTAGATATTACTCATTTCCTCAGccctttgcacacacacacatgcacacacacacacacacacacacacacacacacacacacacacacattcttgacaaacacacactcacatacacaactGACACAGAGACGGATAGCAGTGCTCTCAGTTCTTTCCCTCAGTTCGGTGGGCTTGCTGGTGTTATTTCATGCGTGCAGAGATCAGAGTCAGGGTGTAGCTGGAGGCTGCTGATATCTGCGGGTGTTGGAACAGGCGGTGGTGTGGTGGAGGAGCAGTGTAGCCcagtgaggagctgaggagtgGGTTGACCCTCTGGGAGGACTGGAATATGAATGACGGCCAAATGCCGGGACGTCTGCTCAACCCGCACTGAGGTCAGTCttacatcacatcacagcaACTGCCGGCTCCGTCCTCGTCTGTCTGCTCGCACATTCTCTAACTGCTCCTTTTGAACTGgagagctgctgtttgacgtcTTTATCTGTTTCAGGTAGCACTGctgaattattcatttattctttctttgATTGAAACAGGGGGAACTAGTCACTAACTAACTGTTGTTATGCTTTTAAGAGGTTTGCAGTTACAAAGGATGCACCTTTAATATTTCTCCTGAGCAATTCATGCAGAGAAAAGGCGGGATGAGATGGAGCCGGGGGAATCAATGTGTCAAATTTGACTGTTGCATGAGAGCAAGTTGAGAGTAAGTTGAAAAAAACTTGCATTTgaaatttttatataaaaaacttTCAAGCCagttgttttagtttgtgtttcaTTATCAGTTTGAGGGAAATAAATGTCTATCCGTGCCTACATGGCCTGTAAAAAGCCTTAAGGAGTCATTTGCTGGAAGGAAAGTGCAACAACATTATTACTGTGATCTGCTGGAGTggatatttaaatacttcaacCACAGTAGCCCCAGATCAACTCCAGcgctgcgtgcatgtgtgcacagTGTGGGAGTGTTCTGTTAGAAGACGGCTCTCTGCAAACTCCTCCACATGCACAAGTGCGATCGTTGTTTTCTTGTTCCTTTTTTGCAAGTTTAATACCTCGGCAACCTTTTTCTTACGCGCGCTGTCAAAAGAGTCATTTCAGGACAAAGACAGGCGGCAGATTTTTATCAACTTGAAAGATTTTGATTCTTGAGTGCAGCAGTGGAGAGGACTTACCGGGGGGGAAAACATGAATACGTTTGACAAATGCGGACCTTTTGAATACTGTGTGCgacttgaaaatgtattttgatattttataattattgttaAGGAAACCTGTCTTGTAATTCAACTGGCATATTTCtttttatagtagaaattgtaGTATTTTCATTCGAATCATTTTTACTCAATAAATTTGTTATTTGTGAAGATGGGCTatgcaaatgtattttattgataGATTGATGATAATTAATTTGATAGAGAATATTCGAGGAATATTGATAGAAATTACACTTATATAAGGAACAACTTTTTTTTGTCGCCGCTGCCTGAAGCGCTGAAATCTGCAGAACATCATTTTTCATGTAAGCCTGCGGGTCAATGGGTTCGTTCAGCACCGGAAACCATGTAATGTCTCGGCTGAACTGAAAATATATCAGTGAAGCCGGACTTATATAATATGTCCCCATCTTCACGGCAACATCCTAATTCACCTAATAACTGCCAAAACCAACTGTTCATCATAAACATTTCACACGTCTGACTCCATCGCAGCCCTGCTGTCAGTGTCTGGAACAATaactctcccctcctctcaccACCCAGTTTTCAGCTTTCCACTCAGATGCACAAACAGCTTGCTCCACGCTAACACTTATTCTGTTTTTGGACTAAATCACTTGATGAGCAACAGTTTACCCGCCTCTCCACGGAGTGTCCCCGTCTAACCCCTCCGAACGAATGGATGTGTGTGCGGACGCAGTTGCCATGGTGACAGTGTGGCGGATGGTGAGACGGCGGGGAGTTGGTAGGCTGTTGAGACAGACTTGCGGGTGAGCGCGGGGCTGAGTGGCATCGTGGCGCTGTGGTGTTGTGGCGGCGGAGGGAGCAGGGAtggcggcggcggtggtggtggtggtggagggaacAGCTGGGCTGGCGCTGCGGCAGCCATCACTTCAGAAAAACCCATTTAGACGCTGGGAAAAATAATTAGTAGAGCTCCCCCGCACTTCTCACTGAATGAAACAAGGCTGCAAAATCTCTGACACATTCGAGGgcttgaacacaaacacacacgcacacaaagacctaaacaaataaacactttcacacatttccaccaacaacaaaaaaagccgCACAAACAtggcacacatgcatgcactcacacaaactgtcacacacacttccccatACCCCTGCTGTGACATATAATTAATATGCTGAGACACACACCCATTACGCACAACCACTGGTGGCAATATCAACAGTGTTGCTTCAGCTTTTGGGTGGGTGGTGACCAGCTTTGCCTATCACTGGGGGAGTAAGTACAGCCGCCCGAgggaatgtttgtgtgtctgcagctgtccaagtgtgtctgtctgaaagAAGAaggggcggaggggggggggggggggggtgtagtaGTAAGCTTATATAGAATGTAGAGAACTCCCCGGGGGTGACGTGGGGGTGGCTCATGAAAGTGGTTCAAAAATATATCTACATATTCCAATCATCCCCCGAGAGTCGGAGATGAAAACTCtcctgctgtgagtgtgtgtgtgtgtgtgtgtgtgtgtgtgtgtgtgtgtgtgtgtgtgtgtgtgtgtgtgtgttctgactcTGAACTTCATTGGCTACCAAATGTATTTTTAGCCCACATGTGGGAGTAATGTGTTTTGAATAAAACGAGTAAGTCGGGTACTTTCACTCCCACCACAGTGCACGCAGGTAATGACTAATTAGTGACAGCCATCAGGAAGCTAAGAGTTTCTGACCTTTTTCAAGTAGTTCTGCAAGAGGAAGTCGCTGGATGAtttgtctccacctgtctgaaaCAGGTCCTTTAATCGCCGCTCAGTCTGAATCTcactttcttctgtttctctcccttccctccctTTTTTCCCTCATATCTGCGTCTGTCCTCGTTCATCCTCCAGGTGAGTGGCGCTCCAGTGCAAGAGAACCAGCAGTGATCCGACAGTGATGCTGTGTAGCAGCCCTCCACTCTGTCTGCCCCGTTCGTTTTCCCGCGAGGCCCATGTGACCTAGCCTACACCCGCACACAGGGGGCCCCCACTGCCGCTGGAGCCCACCCATGAATCCCAGCCCCGACCGCGGCAAAGAGTGCCTCCCTCCCAAGAAGAGGGAGTCTCGGCAGGGATCGATAGAACACCACATCACTTTGGACGAGTTCAAACCCCCTGTGCCGCTCCGAAGTCGGCCCAGCACaggcagaggggaggggggcaggGATGCCAGTGACAGGGATCGAGCACTGACAAACCCAAACCCCCATCTCCTCCACACTCCTCCATCCCTTCCTGCTCCGGCACCATGCCTCCCCCTATCCCTCCCATGGCACCTGAGctactctccctctgtctctcttccccttttCCCAGGGCAGATCGGCGAGAGAAGAAGCTCAGGGTCTCCCGCCTGGAGAGATgatcctctctcctcacccctTCCCCACTCCTCCAGGTGGCTCAGAGGGGAGGGTCCCCTCTCCTTGCCATCCTCATCCGCTTCCTCCTCGGCTTCCTCCTTCAAGACTCCTTTCCCTGCCGATTCAAGAGAGATGTGGTCCTATGTCAATAGCGGCCGGCGCGACTacagctcctctctcttctccccatCATACTTGTTTAGCCACCATTCACTCTACCCCCAAGACCCGAGCTTAGTTGATGCCAGACACAGGTACCTGGGCAAGAGGCCCAACGGCTTGGATGGGCCAGGCAGCAGGACTGTCTCGACCCCCAGGGCTCTGCTCACAGGAGGGTACGGGAATGAGAGCAGCAGAACCAGGCTGGACTTCAGTCCACACAGCTCCCATACCAATGGTGGACGGAGACAGCAGGAGGATCCTACCTCCCACCTCCATTCTGGAGGGCCATTTTTGTTAGACTCTCAAACTCAGGAGGACCCTGAGCCACATTCCTCACTGCAGGACAGACATCCGCATGGTACAGTTAAGACAGGCTCAAATTTACTCTCCTCCAGTCCCCTAGGAGCAGACCCCAGGGCTAGTAGAGGGGGACAACTGGACCCCATAGGGGCCACACCAGCTGAAGCCCAGATCTACTACTCTTTGGGATCAGTGTGCCACCCCAGCCCTCAGCCCTACCCTCACTATAGCCCCTCAGGAACATCTCTGTACAACCTGCAAAGGGAGCCGGGCCCCAGGCAGCACAATCTAAAGAATTCACCTCACTCACCCCTGGGTCCGCCAAACAGCCATGAAAGGTTGCAAGGAGACTGGGAAAGAGACCAAGAAAGAGACAAAGTCTCGCACAGGGACAGGGAGCGAgctaaagacaaagagaagcac comes from Pleuronectes platessa chromosome 6, fPlePla1.1, whole genome shotgun sequence and encodes:
- the zmp:0000000926 gene encoding serine/threonine-protein kinase fray2, whose protein sequence is MNPSPDRGKECLPPKKRESRQGSIEHHITLDEFKPPVPLRSRPSTGRGEGGRDASDRDRALTNPNPHLLHTPPSLPAPAPCLPLSLPWHLSYSPSVSLPLFPGQIGERRSSGSPAWRDDPLSSPLPHSSRWLRGEGPLSLPSSSASSSASSFKTPFPADSREMWSYVNSGRRDYSSSLFSPSYLFSHHSLYPQDPSLVDARHRYLGKRPNGLDGPGSRTVSTPRALLTGGYGNESSRTRLDFSPHSSHTNGGRRQQEDPTSHLHSGGPFLLDSQTQEDPEPHSSLQDRHPHGTVKTGSNLLSSSPLGADPRASRGGQLDPIGATPAEAQIYYSLGSVCHPSPQPYPHYSPSGTSLYNLQREPGPRQHNLKNSPHSPLGPPNSHERLQGDWERDQERDKVSHRDRERAKDKEKHLQHDKDQERDRQRERRRDREKDRGRESSPCHLHTSPPALHPSPPALLPHFAKGSLIELASGRLKRVEELRTEDFLRSADTSSEFHLSTCTVLLIAPSNAQGFSHLQVHLTDRNTQELLKVLAEYPFFVQDRGWSSCSPQRTTQLYGLPCRQLMKGDVCLALTPTPSQTHRTHTRTGSRAHRTQLPPKATGESSSSHREEMPPPPPPPPLPHHHPPPPAAAPPRTLAAEPPAREQPRARKRRWSAPDALPSTGTDESLLDLPHSSKLMKWQ